A window of the Lolium perenne isolate Kyuss_39 chromosome 7, Kyuss_2.0, whole genome shotgun sequence genome harbors these coding sequences:
- the LOC127323755 gene encoding plant cysteine oxidase 4 — translation MAFPTCSVAPLSKVQRLYDACDMVFSSATAGMPMPATLGGIRWLQHLLDGMAAADVGIDDGEKQPASMDGAEPSPKKSVRLLPAHGFTRITYVHIHQSDDFSIGVFCFPAGATLPLHDHPEMVVLSKLLYGSVRVRSYDWVTAPPSSSQRKCGLARVVAADEVRRAPCETSVLFPRGGGNMHAFTAVTPCAILDVITPPYSEEHGRPSTYFNDVPIVSLPGFAFLEEVEMPEDLSVVGAPYLGPRITVDMDEDEDDDYYDEHYDDHDDYDDYHQ, via the exons ATGGCGTTCCCGACCTGCTCCGTGGCGCCGCTGAGCAAGGTGCAGCGGCTGTACGACGCCTGCGACATGGTCTTCTCGTCGGCGACGGCGGGGATGCCGATGCCCGCCACCCTCGGCGGGATCAGGTGGCTGCAGCATCTCCTCG atggcatggcggcggcggacgtTGGGATCGACGACGGGGAGAAGCAGCCGGCGTCGATGGACGGAGCCGAGCCGAGCCCGAAGAAGAGCGTCCGGCTACTGCCGGCGCATGGGTTCACACGGATCACCTACGTCCACATACACCAGTCCGACGACTTCTCG ATCGGCGTGTTCTGCTTCCCGGCCGGCGCAACGCTGCCGCTCCACGACCACCCGGAGATGGTGGTTCTGAGCAAGCTCCTGTACGGATCGGTGCGGGTCAGGTCCTACGACTGGGTCACCGCGCCGCCGAGCTCTAGCCAAAGAAAAT GTGGCTTGGCGAGGGTGGTGGCCGCCGACGAGGTGCGGCGAGCGCCGTGCGAGACGTCCGTGCTCTTCCCGCGGGGCGGCGGGAACATGCACGCCTTCACCGCCGTCACGCCGTGCGCGATCCTCGACGTAATCACGCCGCCCTACTCAGAGGAGCACGGCCGGCCGTCCACCTACTTCAACGACGTCCCCATCGTGTCTCTTCCAGGTTTTGCATTTTTGGAGGAGGTGGAGATGCCCGAAGATCTCAGCGTCGTCGGTGCGCCCTATCTTGGCCCTCGAATTACGGTCGATATGGATGAAGACGAAGATGACGACTACTACGACGAACACTATGACGACCATGATGACTATGACGATTACCACCAGTAG